Proteins encoded by one window of Cyprinus carpio isolate SPL01 chromosome B6, ASM1834038v1, whole genome shotgun sequence:
- the LOC109068848 gene encoding SLIT-ROBO Rho GTPase-activating protein 3 isoform X3 has product MSSHTKIKKDKEIIAEYETQVKEIRNQLVEQFKCLEQQSEARIQLLQDLQEFFRRKAEIQLEYSRSLEKLAERFSSKIRGPRKEQHLLSSVNCWYLVLNQTRRESRDHATLNDIYINNVIVRLAQISEDVIRLFKKSKEIGIQMHEELVKVTNELYTVMKTYHMYHTESISAESKLKEAEKQEEKQFSKSGDLNVNLLRHEDRPQRRSSVRKIEKMKEKRQAKYSENKLKCTKARNDYLLNLTATNAVVAKYYIHDVSDMIDCCDLGYHASLARTLRTYLSAEYNLETSRHEGLDIIENAVDNLDPRSDKHKIMDMYNQVFCPPMRFEFLPHMGDEVCQVSAQQPVQTELLMRYHQLQSRLATLKIENEEVRKTLDATMQTLQDMLTVEDFDVSDAFQHSRSTESIKSVASESYMSKLNIAKRRANQQETEVFYFTKFKEYLNGSNLIIKLQAKHDLLKQTLGEGERAECGTTRPPTLPPKPQKLRKPRPRSIYNHKLFNGNMESFIKVPTDFGANNAP; this is encoded by the exons AGATCCGTAATCAGTTGGTGGAGCAGTTCAAGTGCCTGGAGCAGCAATCAGAGGCTCGGATCCAGCTGTTGCAGGACCTGCAGGAGTTTTTTCGGCGTAAAGCTGAGATTCAACTGGAGTATTCTCGCAGTCTGGAGAAACTGGCTGAAAGGTTCTCATCAAAGATTCGCGGCCCGAG GAAAGAACAACACCTCCTCTCTTCAGTAAACTGCTGGTATCTGGTTTTGAATCAGACTCGAAGAGAGAGCAGAGATCATGCCACACTTAACGACATCTACATTAATAATGTCATTGTTCGCCTGGCTCAGATCAGCGAGGACGTCATCCGGCTCTTCAAAAAG AGTAAAGAAATTGGCATTCAGATGCACGAGGAACTGGTGAAAGTGACAAACGAGCTGTATACT GTGATGAAGACGTATCACATGTACCACACGGAGAGCATCAGTGCAGAAAGCAAACTGAAAGAGGCTGAGAAACAAGAAGAAAAGCAGTTTAGCAAATCTGGAGACCTCAATGTCAACCTCCTGCGCCACGAGGACCGACCCCAGCGCCGCAGCTCGGTCAGGAAGAttgagaagatgaaggagaag AGGCAAGCCAAGTACTCCGAGAACAAACTGAAATGCACAAAAGCCCGCAACGACTATTTATTGAACCTGACAGCCACCAACGCCGTTGTGGCGAAATATTACATCCACGATGTTTCGGATATGATTGAT TGCTGTGACCTCGGGTATCATGCTAGCTTGGCACGCACATTAAGGACGTATCTGTCTGCTGAGTACAACCTGGAGACCTCTCGCCATGAGGGTCTGGACATCATTGAGAACGCTGTGGATAACCTGGACCCTCGTAGCGACAAGCACAAGATCATGGACATGTACAATCAGGTCTTTTGCCCACCCATGCGCTTTGAGTTTCTGCCGCACATGGGAGACGAG GTGTGCCAGGTGAGCGCCCAGCAGCCCGTCCAAACCGAACTTCTGATGCGTTACCACCAGCTGCAGTCTCGCTTGGCAACGCTCAAGATTGAGAATGAGGAG GTGCGCAAGACCCTGGATGCCACCATGCAGACCTTACAAGACATGCTGACAGTGGAGGACTTTGATGTATCAGATGCTTTCCAGCACAGCCGATCCACGGAGTCCATCAAATCCGTGGCTTCTGAGAGTTACATGAGCAAATTAAACATTGCTAAGAGACGAGCCAATCAGCAGGAGACGGAAGTCTTCTACTTCACT AAATTCAAGGAGTACCTGAACGGCAGTAACCTCATCATTAAGCTGCAGGCCAAGCATGACCTGCTGAAACAGACTCTGGGGGAAG GAGAAAGAGCTGAATGTGGAACTACAAG ACCCCCAACCCTTCCCCCGAAACCACAGAAATTGCGGAAACCAAGGCCTCGTTCCATCTATAACCATAAGCTGTTTAATGGCAATATGGAGAGTTTCATTAAGGTACCGACTGACTTTGGTGCTAACAACGCCCCCTGA